The following proteins are encoded in a genomic region of Mahella australiensis 50-1 BON:
- a CDS encoding pyrimidine-nucleoside phosphorylase yields the protein MNMVDLIKKKRNGHELAEEEIEYVISAYTADSIPDYQMAALMMAVYFTGMSKRETADFTMAMAHSGKMADLSAINGVKVDKHSTGGVADTTTLVLAPLVAACGAPVAKMAGRGLGHTGGTIDKLEAIPGMRTSLSMDEFIRNVNSIGLAIISQTDDLAPADKKLYALRDVTATVDIMPLIASSIMSKKLAAGADAIVLDVKVGQGAFMKDYKSALELADIMVNIGESAGKRTMAAITDMNQPLGLAIGNSLEVIEACETLKGRGHRDLLDVCMFLGSYMLMLAGIASTREEAVAELEHALESGSGFAKLKQMVEVQGGNADALDDYSLLTQARIKYEIKAENNAYISSLSAENLGLCAMRLGAGRMIKDDSIDLSAGIMLNKKVGDFVRKGETIAVVHTNDRQKLSQVLPDILSSIQMTEKPVARPKLIHALVSRDGVESF from the coding sequence AGGAAATCGAGTATGTCATAAGCGCCTATACCGCAGACAGCATACCGGATTATCAGATGGCGGCGCTTATGATGGCCGTCTATTTCACAGGCATGAGCAAGCGGGAAACCGCCGACTTCACCATGGCGATGGCGCACTCGGGCAAAATGGCCGATCTCTCGGCCATAAACGGCGTCAAGGTGGACAAGCACAGTACCGGCGGCGTGGCCGATACCACTACTCTGGTACTGGCGCCGCTGGTAGCAGCATGCGGCGCTCCTGTGGCCAAGATGGCCGGCAGAGGCTTGGGCCACACCGGCGGTACCATAGATAAGCTCGAGGCCATACCAGGCATGAGGACATCGCTATCTATGGACGAGTTCATAAGAAACGTAAACAGCATAGGCTTGGCCATAATAAGTCAGACCGACGACCTGGCTCCCGCCGATAAAAAGCTGTATGCTCTGAGGGATGTCACCGCCACCGTCGATATCATGCCGCTCATCGCCAGCTCCATCATGAGCAAAAAGCTGGCGGCAGGCGCTGATGCCATAGTTCTGGACGTAAAGGTCGGCCAGGGCGCATTCATGAAGGATTATAAAAGCGCCTTGGAGCTCGCCGATATCATGGTAAACATAGGCGAAAGCGCCGGTAAGAGAACGATGGCCGCCATCACTGACATGAATCAGCCGCTGGGCCTGGCCATCGGCAATTCACTTGAGGTGATAGAGGCCTGCGAAACATTGAAGGGTCGCGGACACAGGGATTTATTGGACGTATGCATGTTCTTGGGCAGCTATATGCTTATGCTAGCCGGTATAGCAAGTACGAGGGAAGAGGCTGTGGCTGAGCTTGAACACGCGCTCGAATCAGGCAGCGGTTTTGCAAAACTCAAGCAGATGGTTGAAGTCCAGGGCGGAAATGCCGATGCGCTGGATGATTATTCCCTGCTAACTCAGGCAAGGATTAAATACGAAATAAAAGCTGAAAATAACGCGTACATATCGTCCCTCAGCGCTGAAAACCTCGGCCTGTGCGCCATGAGGCTGGGCGCCGGCCGCATGATAAAAGATGACAGCATAGACCTGTCGGCAGGCATCATGCTGAACAAAAAGGTGGGGGATTTTGTACGCAAGGGCGAAACGATAGCCGTCGTTCACACCAATGACCGGCAAAAACTAAGCCAGGTCCTGCCTGATATATTAAGCTCCATACAAATGACAGAAAAGCCGGTGGCAAGGCCTAAGCTCATACATGCGCTGGTCAGCAGGGACGGCGTAGAATCATTTTAG